A region from the Paraburkholderia youngii genome encodes:
- a CDS encoding nicotinate phosphoribosyltransferase produces the protein MQNAQGFSDLASILSNPILNTDSYKASHFLQYPPDATAMFSYIESRGGRYERTLFFGLQMLLKEYLCRPVTGAMIDQARAFFSAHGEPFNEAGWRYVVQQYGGHLPVRIRAVPEGSVVPTHNVLVTVECDDPHVFWLASYLETMLMRVWYPITVATQSWHLRQTIRAALLKSSDDLSQLPFKLHDFGARGVSSAESAAIGGAAHLVSFMGSDTVLGVVAANHYYHDSMAAFSVPAAEHSTITAWGREREVDAYRNMIARFGKPGAIVSVVSDSYDLFAALNAWGGELKQAVLDSGGTLVIRPDSGDPCTIVLYTLRSLEASFGSQTNSKGRRVLDHVRVIQGDEVNPDSIPAILAAMDEAGFAADNIVFGMGGALLQKINRDTQRFAMKCSAIRLGDTWHDVSKDPVTDHGKRSKKGRLTLLRHCGSGEYRTVKLPIVWDERTVAGEWDEVLETVFDTGRLLVDTSLAEIRGRAYAEEV, from the coding sequence ATGCAAAACGCGCAGGGTTTCAGCGACCTCGCGTCGATCCTGTCCAATCCGATTCTGAATACGGATTCGTACAAGGCATCGCACTTTCTACAATATCCGCCCGACGCGACGGCAATGTTCTCGTATATCGAATCGCGCGGCGGACGTTACGAGCGCACGCTGTTTTTCGGCTTGCAAATGCTGCTGAAGGAATACCTATGCCGGCCGGTCACCGGCGCGATGATCGACCAGGCGCGCGCGTTCTTCAGCGCGCACGGCGAGCCGTTCAACGAAGCGGGCTGGCGCTACGTCGTGCAGCAATATGGCGGCCATCTGCCGGTGCGGATTCGCGCGGTGCCCGAAGGCTCGGTCGTGCCGACGCACAACGTGCTCGTCACCGTCGAATGCGACGATCCTCACGTGTTCTGGCTCGCGTCGTATCTGGAGACGATGCTGATGCGCGTGTGGTATCCGATCACGGTCGCGACACAAAGCTGGCATCTGCGCCAGACGATCCGCGCAGCTCTGCTGAAAAGCAGCGACGATCTCTCGCAGTTGCCGTTCAAACTGCACGATTTCGGTGCGCGCGGCGTGTCGAGCGCGGAGTCGGCCGCGATCGGCGGCGCGGCGCACCTCGTCAGCTTCATGGGCTCGGATACGGTGCTCGGCGTGGTTGCGGCGAATCACTACTACCACGACAGCATGGCCGCGTTCTCGGTGCCGGCGGCCGAGCACAGCACGATCACGGCGTGGGGCCGCGAGCGCGAAGTCGACGCGTATCGCAACATGATCGCCCGCTTCGGCAAGCCGGGCGCGATCGTTTCGGTGGTGTCCGACTCTTACGACCTGTTCGCCGCGCTGAACGCATGGGGCGGCGAGTTGAAGCAGGCCGTGCTCGATTCCGGCGGCACGCTGGTGATTCGCCCGGATTCCGGCGATCCGTGCACGATCGTGCTGTACACGCTGCGCTCGCTGGAGGCGTCGTTTGGCTCGCAGACGAACAGCAAGGGGCGGCGCGTGCTCGACCACGTACGCGTGATCCAGGGTGACGAGGTGAACCCGGATTCGATCCCCGCGATTCTTGCCGCGATGGACGAGGCCGGCTTCGCCGCCGACAACATCGTGTTCGGCATGGGCGGCGCGCTGTTGCAGAAGATCAACCGCGATACGCAGCGCTTCGCGATGAAGTGCTCCGCGATCCGGCTCGGCGACACGTGGCACGATGTGTCGAAGGACCCGGTCACGGATCACGGCAAGCGCTCGAAGAAAGGCCGGCTCACGTTGCTGCGCCATTGCGGCAGCGGCGAGTACCGGACGGTCAAGTTGCCGATCGTGTGGGACGAGCGCACGGTGGCGGGCGAGTGGGACGAAGTGCTCGAGACGGTGTTCGATACGGGCCGCTTGCTGGTCGATACGTCGCTGGCCGAGATTCGAGGCCGCGCCTATGCGGAGGAAGTTTGA
- a CDS encoding ATP-dependent DNA helicase, with protein sequence MSYVVAVRAMCEFTARRGDLDLRFTPAPTSLEGIAGHQMVAGRRAGGYETELTLTGTHRSLTVRGRADGYDPIANRLEEVKTYRGDLARMPANHRVLHWAQALVYGHLLCEARGLAELTVALVYFDIGSQKETVLTQQHSARELEIFFVDQCERFLDWAVQEDAHRAARNAALVELQFPYGQFRRGQRELAVAVYRAARDGKPLMAQAPTGIGKTLATIFPLLKACGEDRLDRVFFLTAKTPGRALALDAIDSLHHSAPLPLRTLELVARDKACEHPDKACNGESCPLARGFYDRLDAARAAALATPRLDRAAVREAALAHDVCPYYLAQELARWADVTVGDYNYYYDASAMLHALAQINQWRVGVLVDEAHNLLERARRMYTASLDQSAFRLARNSAPAALKKPLERLQREWNALKRAQTASYQVYAEIPGKLLSAAQNLIGAVTDQLADAPLSIDEHALRFFFDAMHFVALAEQFGEHSMFDVTLSADRYAPRDKTSATLCVRNVIPAPFLAPRYAAARTTVMFSGTLNPQHFYRDTLGLADDTQWLDVEGPFRAEQLQVHVAAHVSTRWRDRERSLAPIAELIAKQYDTQPGNYLGFLSSFDYLQRVVALLRERHPGLPVWTQEPGMDEAARDAFLARFRTMNQGIGFAVLGGAFSEGVDLTGQQLIGAFVATLGLPQVNDVNEQMRRALDARFGNGYDYMYLYPGLQKVVQAAGRVIRTEQDRGVVHLIDDRFRRPEVRRLLPRWWQVR encoded by the coding sequence ATGAGCTACGTGGTGGCCGTCCGCGCGATGTGCGAATTCACCGCGCGGCGCGGCGATCTCGATCTGCGCTTCACGCCCGCGCCGACTTCGCTCGAAGGCATTGCCGGTCATCAGATGGTCGCCGGCCGTCGCGCGGGCGGCTACGAAACCGAACTCACGCTGACGGGCACGCATCGCAGTCTGACCGTGCGTGGCCGCGCAGACGGCTACGATCCAATCGCGAACCGGCTCGAAGAGGTGAAGACCTATCGCGGCGATCTCGCGCGCATGCCCGCCAATCATCGCGTGCTGCACTGGGCACAGGCGCTCGTCTATGGGCATCTGCTGTGCGAGGCGCGCGGGCTCGCCGAGCTGACGGTCGCGCTGGTGTACTTCGATATCGGCAGTCAGAAGGAAACCGTGCTGACACAGCAGCACAGCGCGCGCGAACTCGAAATCTTCTTCGTCGACCAGTGCGAACGATTTCTCGATTGGGCCGTGCAGGAAGACGCGCATCGCGCTGCGCGCAATGCGGCGCTCGTCGAGTTGCAGTTTCCGTATGGGCAGTTTCGCCGTGGGCAGCGCGAGCTCGCGGTGGCCGTGTATCGTGCGGCGCGCGACGGCAAGCCGTTGATGGCGCAGGCGCCGACCGGCATCGGCAAAACGCTGGCAACGATTTTTCCGTTGCTCAAAGCCTGCGGCGAAGACCGGCTCGATCGCGTGTTCTTTCTGACCGCGAAGACGCCGGGCCGCGCGCTTGCGCTCGACGCGATCGATTCGCTGCACCATAGCGCGCCGCTGCCGCTCAGAACGCTCGAACTCGTCGCGCGCGACAAAGCCTGCGAGCATCCGGACAAGGCCTGCAACGGCGAGTCATGTCCGCTCGCGCGCGGCTTTTACGATCGTCTCGATGCGGCGCGCGCCGCGGCGCTGGCGACGCCGCGGCTCGATCGCGCGGCGGTGCGCGAGGCCGCGCTCGCGCACGACGTGTGTCCGTACTATCTGGCGCAGGAGCTCGCGCGCTGGGCCGACGTGACCGTCGGCGATTACAACTACTACTACGACGCGAGCGCGATGCTGCATGCGCTCGCGCAGATCAATCAGTGGCGCGTGGGCGTGCTGGTGGACGAAGCGCACAACCTGCTGGAACGCGCGCGGCGCATGTATACCGCGTCGCTCGATCAAAGCGCGTTCCGGCTCGCGCGCAACAGCGCGCCGGCGGCGCTGAAGAAGCCGCTCGAACGTTTGCAGCGCGAATGGAATGCGCTGAAGCGCGCGCAGACGGCCAGCTACCAGGTGTACGCGGAGATCCCCGGAAAGTTGCTATCCGCCGCGCAGAATCTGATTGGCGCAGTGACCGATCAGCTCGCCGACGCGCCGTTGTCGATCGACGAACACGCGCTGCGCTTTTTCTTCGATGCGATGCACTTCGTCGCGCTCGCCGAGCAGTTCGGCGAGCACTCGATGTTCGACGTGACATTGAGCGCCGACCGTTACGCGCCGCGCGACAAGACCAGTGCGACGCTATGCGTGCGCAACGTGATCCCCGCGCCGTTTCTCGCGCCACGCTATGCGGCTGCGCGTACCACGGTGATGTTCTCCGGCACGCTGAATCCGCAGCATTTCTATCGCGACACGCTTGGGCTCGCCGACGACACGCAATGGCTCGATGTCGAAGGACCGTTTCGCGCGGAGCAGTTGCAGGTGCACGTAGCGGCTCATGTATCGACGCGCTGGCGCGATCGCGAGCGCTCGCTCGCGCCGATCGCCGAACTGATTGCGAAGCAGTACGACACGCAGCCCGGCAATTATCTCGGGTTCCTGAGCAGTTTCGATTATCTGCAACGCGTGGTCGCGCTGCTGCGCGAGCGGCATCCCGGCTTGCCGGTGTGGACGCAGGAGCCCGGCATGGACGAAGCCGCGCGTGATGCGTTTCTCGCGCGCTTCAGGACGATGAATCAGGGGATCGGCTTCGCGGTGCTCGGCGGCGCGTTTTCGGAGGGAGTGGATCTGACCGGACAGCAACTGATCGGCGCGTTCGTTGCGACGCTCGGTCTGCCGCAGGTCAACGACGTCAACGAGCAGATGCGCCGTGCGCTCGATGCGCGCTTCGGCAATGGCTACGACTATATGTACCTGTACCCGGGATTGCAGAAAGTCGTGCAGGCGGCGGGGCGCGTGATCCGCACCGAACAGGATCGCGGCGTCGTGCATCTGATCGACGACCGCTTCCGCAGGCCGGAAGTGCGGCGGCTGTTGCCGCGCTGGTGGCAGGTTCGCTAG
- a CDS encoding sigma-54-dependent transcriptional regulator, with product MTTTCTPADAERTVLYVANAPDQKLAEFLAASGWQAVHAKSTAVAERMIERGNIKVGLVQLPEDCTSQQLSAFALCMRRVETNWVAQIVPGQADNELVSRFILDYCFDFVTQPWLNERLVFALGHAHGLSNLRQPRVAPEPSVGRHGMVGQCEPMQQLYRRIDKCGVTDAPVFIAGESGTGKELTARAIHDRSPRAGRTFVAINCAAIPPSLLQAELFGHERGAFTGALQRKIGRIESAHEGTLFLDEIGDMPHECQAVLLRFLQEGTIERLGGNGPISVDVRVISATHVDLERAVEDGRFRSDLYHRLCVLRLVEPPLRERGGDIKLLANYALSMYKQDGARKLRGLSSDAIVAMSNYPWPGNVRELINCVRRAVVMSEGRFITASDLGLPEADNGPAVTLAEIRSKAEKDAIENALLRHGYKLSDAAAELGISRATLYRLMHANRLHQEPPGRGASSGPDAGDEAERQTSSLA from the coding sequence ATGACTACGACTTGCACGCCGGCCGACGCGGAACGCACCGTTCTGTACGTGGCGAACGCGCCCGACCAGAAACTCGCCGAGTTTCTGGCCGCGTCGGGATGGCAAGCCGTGCACGCAAAAAGCACGGCCGTGGCCGAACGCATGATCGAACGCGGCAACATCAAGGTTGGTCTCGTTCAGTTGCCCGAAGATTGCACGTCTCAGCAGCTATCCGCGTTCGCGCTGTGCATGCGCCGCGTCGAGACCAACTGGGTCGCGCAGATCGTGCCGGGCCAGGCCGACAACGAACTGGTCAGCCGTTTCATCCTCGATTACTGCTTCGACTTCGTCACGCAGCCGTGGCTCAACGAGCGGCTCGTGTTCGCGCTCGGCCACGCTCATGGGCTGTCGAACCTGCGTCAGCCGCGCGTCGCGCCGGAGCCGTCGGTCGGCCGTCACGGCATGGTCGGTCAATGCGAGCCGATGCAGCAGCTCTACCGGCGCATCGACAAATGCGGCGTGACCGACGCACCCGTGTTCATCGCAGGCGAATCGGGCACCGGCAAGGAGCTGACCGCTCGTGCTATTCACGATCGCTCGCCGCGCGCGGGCCGCACGTTCGTCGCGATCAATTGCGCGGCGATTCCGCCGAGCCTGTTGCAGGCCGAACTGTTCGGCCATGAGCGCGGCGCATTTACCGGCGCGCTGCAACGCAAGATCGGCCGCATCGAGAGTGCGCATGAAGGCACGCTGTTTCTCGACGAAATCGGCGACATGCCGCACGAATGTCAGGCGGTGCTGCTGCGCTTCCTGCAGGAAGGCACGATCGAGCGGCTTGGCGGCAACGGTCCGATCAGCGTCGACGTGCGCGTGATCTCGGCCACGCACGTCGACCTGGAGCGCGCCGTCGAGGACGGCCGTTTCCGCTCAGACCTCTATCACCGGCTGTGCGTGCTGCGACTCGTCGAGCCGCCGCTGCGCGAGCGCGGCGGCGACATCAAGCTGCTCGCCAATTACGCGCTCAGCATGTACAAGCAGGACGGCGCGCGCAAGCTGCGCGGGCTGTCGAGCGACGCGATCGTCGCCATGTCGAACTATCCGTGGCCCGGCAACGTGCGCGAGCTGATCAACTGCGTGCGCCGCGCGGTCGTGATGAGCGAGGGCCGCTTCATCACGGCGAGCGACCTGGGCCTGCCCGAGGCCGACAATGGCCCGGCGGTCACGCTCGCGGAAATCCGCAGCAAGGCCGAAAAGGATGCGATCGAGAACGCGCTGCTGCGACACGGCTACAAGCTGTCCGATGCGGCCGCCGAACTCGGCATTTCGCGCGCGACGCTGTACCGGCTGATGCACGCGAACCGGCTGCATCAGGAGCCACCCGGACGCGGCGCGAGCAGCGGTCCCGATGCCGGCGACGAAGCCGAGCGCCAGACTTCGTCGTTGGCATGA
- a CDS encoding mechanosensitive ion channel domain-containing protein, with translation MQKFLRICFFIFLVAGAAPVFAAAPEPAHPTPASAAVTLTPQQARDALSVLNDPKRRAQVADTLQAIAAAGALSAPPASAPAAAASAPAAASGAASLVPAAFKSNGLASQIARQGAHYVGYLATSLRGSIAALLDVASVRAWWNWQFANPHARVVLLKVLSSLLAALIPALLLEWLTRRLLRRVYRAIAARREAAQQDDNGAAPAGHTPTNTPPLPARSSVPPVLEAEAQAVATGPAAPYATPSEKGRAIEAEGKRNATHHWTLLQRLPRSLLITLVRLIPLAVFVAAASAVISIITDNGTPQDRALDSLIDVYVVCRCVVIVGAFFLQPSAPRLRLLRMGDAWAAFILGWIVRIVGVVGAGVALAEVAQALGMNDAAHLALLKVVALVGHVMISILVLHCAKPVANRIRIRFSAHESLQMFGNALADAWAWVAVVIVMGLWFVWAFDVQNGYHALVNIGGMTLAILIGARLVSIVIFGALARIFHVQDEASRSLVHQHAYRYYPALRRVIGWVIGIVTAFVLLQAWGVDVVDLFRSGTIGHRLASALATIAVAAIIALVVWEVVNVSAERRLDDWTSSGDLVRAARLRTLMPMLRSALFCVIALVVVLTGLSELGVNIGPLLAGASIFGVALGFGSQKLVQDFITGIFLLMENAMQVGDWVTLAGVSGTVEYLSIRTVRLRGSDGSLFTVPFSSVSTVNNTNRGIGNAAVRVNIVFGQDVERAIDTLKEIGASLRADDKFKDGILANFSFWGVDAVDGSAITLAGQMQCRDTSRWGVQREFNRRILERFSELGIEIANPQRHLLTWDPASKAKVDAGVPRIHHVGQSDGGEHTPHKGDAPRDDQIPVDPSPAGGPGTPANPGSTSPHA, from the coding sequence ATGCAAAAATTTCTCCGTATCTGTTTTTTCATTTTTCTGGTCGCCGGCGCGGCGCCCGTGTTTGCCGCCGCGCCTGAGCCCGCCCATCCCACGCCCGCTTCCGCCGCCGTCACGCTGACACCTCAGCAGGCTCGCGACGCGCTCTCCGTCCTGAACGACCCCAAACGCCGCGCACAGGTCGCCGATACGCTGCAGGCGATCGCCGCGGCCGGCGCGTTGAGCGCGCCGCCCGCTTCCGCGCCGGCGGCCGCGGCGTCGGCACCGGCCGCCGCCAGCGGCGCAGCCTCGCTCGTGCCTGCCGCGTTCAAAAGCAATGGCCTCGCGTCGCAGATCGCGCGTCAGGGCGCGCATTACGTCGGCTATCTCGCGACCTCGCTGCGCGGCTCGATCGCCGCGCTGCTCGATGTCGCTTCGGTGCGCGCATGGTGGAACTGGCAGTTCGCCAACCCGCACGCGCGCGTGGTGCTGCTCAAGGTGCTGTCGTCGCTGCTCGCCGCGCTGATTCCCGCACTGTTGCTCGAATGGCTGACGCGCCGGCTGCTGCGGCGGGTCTACCGGGCGATCGCCGCGCGCCGCGAAGCCGCGCAGCAGGATGACAACGGCGCCGCGCCGGCCGGTCATACGCCGACGAACACGCCGCCGCTGCCCGCTCGGTCGTCGGTGCCGCCGGTGCTCGAGGCAGAGGCGCAAGCCGTCGCCACTGGCCCCGCCGCGCCGTACGCGACGCCATCCGAGAAAGGCCGCGCGATCGAAGCCGAAGGCAAGCGCAACGCGACGCACCACTGGACGCTGCTGCAACGTCTGCCGCGCTCGTTGCTTATCACGCTGGTCAGGCTGATTCCGCTTGCCGTGTTCGTCGCCGCGGCAAGCGCGGTGATTTCGATCATCACCGACAACGGCACGCCGCAGGACCGCGCGCTCGATTCGCTGATCGACGTCTATGTGGTGTGCCGCTGCGTCGTGATCGTCGGCGCGTTCTTCCTGCAGCCGAGCGCGCCGCGTCTGCGGCTGCTGCGCATGGGCGATGCGTGGGCCGCGTTCATCCTCGGCTGGATCGTGCGGATCGTCGGCGTGGTCGGCGCCGGCGTCGCGCTTGCCGAAGTCGCGCAGGCGCTCGGGATGAACGACGCCGCGCATCTCGCGCTGCTGAAAGTGGTCGCGCTGGTCGGTCACGTGATGATCTCGATCCTCGTGCTGCACTGTGCGAAGCCGGTTGCCAACCGGATTCGCATTCGCTTTTCCGCGCACGAGTCGTTGCAGATGTTCGGCAACGCGCTCGCGGACGCGTGGGCCTGGGTTGCCGTGGTCATCGTGATGGGCCTGTGGTTCGTGTGGGCCTTCGACGTACAGAACGGCTATCACGCGCTCGTGAATATCGGCGGCATGACGCTCGCGATACTGATCGGCGCGCGGCTCGTGTCGATCGTGATCTTCGGTGCGCTCGCGCGCATCTTCCACGTGCAGGACGAAGCGTCGCGCTCGCTCGTGCATCAGCACGCGTATCGATACTATCCGGCGCTGCGGCGCGTGATCGGCTGGGTCATCGGCATTGTCACCGCGTTCGTGCTGTTGCAGGCGTGGGGCGTCGATGTCGTCGATCTGTTCCGCAGCGGCACGATCGGCCACCGCCTCGCCTCGGCGCTCGCGACGATCGCGGTCGCAGCGATCATCGCGCTGGTGGTGTGGGAGGTCGTCAACGTGTCGGCCGAGCGCCGCCTCGACGACTGGACGAGCAGCGGCGATCTGGTGCGCGCCGCGCGCCTGCGCACGCTGATGCCGATGCTGCGCAGCGCGCTGTTCTGCGTGATCGCGCTCGTCGTCGTGCTGACGGGGCTGAGCGAACTCGGCGTGAACATCGGCCCGCTGCTCGCGGGCGCGAGCATCTTCGGCGTCGCGCTCGGCTTCGGCTCACAGAAGCTGGTGCAGGATTTCATCACCGGCATCTTCCTGCTGATGGAAAACGCGATGCAGGTCGGCGACTGGGTCACGCTCGCGGGCGTGTCGGGCACCGTCGAATATCTGTCGATTCGCACCGTGCGCCTGCGCGGCAGCGACGGCTCGCTGTTTACGGTGCCGTTCAGTTCGGTGTCGACCGTGAACAACACGAATCGCGGCATCGGCAACGCGGCGGTGCGCGTGAATATCGTGTTCGGCCAGGACGTCGAGCGCGCGATCGACACGCTGAAGGAAATCGGCGCGTCGCTGCGCGCGGATGACAAGTTCAAGGACGGCATCCTGGCGAACTTCTCGTTCTGGGGCGTCGATGCGGTCGACGGTTCGGCGATCACGCTGGCCGGCCAGATGCAATGCCGCGATACGTCGCGCTGGGGCGTGCAACGCGAGTTCAACCGGCGCATCCTCGAGCGCTTCAGCGAGCTCGGCATCGAGATCGCGAATCCGCAGCGCCATCTGCTCACGTGGGACCCGGCGAGCAAGGCCAAGGTCGATGCGGGCGTGCCGCGCATCCACCACGTTGGACAGTCTGATGGCGGCGAGCACACTCCGCACAAGGGCGACGCGCCGCGCGACGATCAGATCCCCGTCGATCCGAGCCCGGCCGGTGGCCCCGGCACGCCCGCCAATCCGGGCTCGACCTCGCCGCACGCGTGA
- a CDS encoding AAA family ATPase, producing MIDIFLIAASIENAQRIVVRLEQSGVRYRLHTAYGSARQLPIHARMLRTADLLIVDDARLNVRGLDGVEEALACAPTLHCMLVTPAPSSALIDAALRVGVRQVLSWPLDAHAVADALAQIEARRRAPQRRHARVVTLASSKGGSGTTLIAVNLACALAARRERRVLLIDLSQQFADASLLMANRPPPMTLADLCSRNEQLDAALFDACAMHVRPNLDLLAGAGDPLKAAELLPGQLERILTLVRQRYDAVLIDVGPSLNPLTIRALAHSDAICMVVRQNPLYLHGARRMLDIFRELGHPASKVRVVVNQYDKDAQINLPMLERTLGARVAHQLPRDDRHVDEALSLGVPLVACARDSGLAQGITLLANMLWPAGAERRRSMLGRLLATWPNLPPQLKPGV from the coding sequence ATGATCGACATCTTCCTGATTGCCGCGAGCATTGAAAACGCGCAGCGCATCGTCGTGCGGCTCGAACAGAGCGGCGTGCGTTATCGGCTGCACACCGCATACGGTTCGGCCCGGCAACTGCCGATCCACGCGCGCATGCTCCGCACAGCCGACCTGCTGATCGTCGACGACGCCCGTCTGAACGTCCGCGGACTCGACGGCGTCGAGGAGGCGCTTGCCTGCGCGCCGACGCTGCATTGCATGCTGGTGACGCCGGCGCCGTCCAGCGCGCTGATCGACGCGGCGCTGCGCGTCGGCGTGCGGCAGGTGCTGTCGTGGCCGCTCGACGCTCACGCCGTCGCCGATGCGCTCGCGCAGATCGAAGCTCGGCGTCGCGCGCCCCAGCGGCGCCACGCGCGCGTGGTCACCCTCGCGTCGAGCAAGGGCGGCAGCGGCACCACGCTGATCGCGGTCAATCTCGCGTGCGCGCTCGCCGCGCGGCGTGAGCGGCGCGTGCTGCTGATCGACCTGAGCCAGCAATTCGCCGACGCGAGCCTGCTGATGGCGAATCGCCCGCCGCCGATGACGCTCGCCGATCTGTGCTCGCGCAATGAGCAACTCGACGCGGCGCTGTTCGACGCATGCGCGATGCACGTGCGCCCGAACCTCGATCTGCTCGCCGGCGCCGGCGATCCGCTGAAGGCCGCCGAACTGCTGCCCGGCCAACTCGAGCGGATTCTGACGCTGGTGCGCCAGCGCTACGACGCGGTGCTGATCGACGTCGGCCCGAGCCTGAATCCGTTGACGATCCGCGCGCTCGCGCATAGCGACGCGATCTGCATGGTGGTGCGGCAGAACCCGCTGTACCTGCATGGCGCGCGCCGCATGCTCGATATCTTTCGCGAGCTGGGGCATCCGGCCAGCAAGGTGCGGGTCGTCGTCAATCAGTACGACAAGGATGCGCAGATCAATCTGCCGATGCTCGAACGCACGCTCGGCGCAAGGGTCGCGCATCAACTGCCGCGCGACGATCGGCACGTCGACGAGGCGCTGAGCCTCGGCGTGCCGCTGGTCGCGTGCGCGCGCGACAGCGGGCTCGCGCAAGGCATCACCCTGCTCGCGAACATGCTGTGGCCGGCGGGTGCGGAGCGCCGCAGAAGCATGCTCGGCCGGCTGCTCGCGACGTGGCCGAATCTGCCGCCGCAATTGAAGCCAGGGGTCTAG